One window of Triticum dicoccoides isolate Atlit2015 ecotype Zavitan chromosome 5A, WEW_v2.0, whole genome shotgun sequence genomic DNA carries:
- the LOC119301866 gene encoding probable carboxylesterase 7, which yields MPISAPESWRRLLWAALLVAPLAALLYQFPIQFPGAPYTKAVPAMDAGAELELEYDMPGVLRVHKSGRVERFDGVETVPPCPSGDPANGVASKDVVLDPAASIHARLYLPSAAAAAAEPGKKLPVVVFFHGGAFFVHTAASPLYHRYCASLAAAVPAVVVSADYRLAPEHPLPAAYDDAFAALKAVVGACRPDGAEPWLAAHGDASRVVLAGDSAGANMAHATAIRLGKEGIDGHGGKVSGVALLNPYFWGKEPVGGEPTDAGYRGGFERAWEVICSGRFGPDHPYINPAASPVEWRRLGSGRVLVTTAEHCWFVERARAYAEGIKACGWDGELQFHETKGEAHVYFLPKYDSDTAVKELAMVADFVRRC from the coding sequence ATGCCAATTTCAGCTCCAGAATCGTGGCGACGATTGCTGTGGGCAGCTCTCCTCGTCGCTCCGCTCGCCGCTCTGCTCTACCAGTTCCCGATCCAATTCCCCGGCGCCCCGTACACAAAGGCCGTCCCCGCCATGGACGCCGGCGCCGAGCTGGAGCTGGAGTACGACATGCCGGGCGTCCTGCGCGTGCACAAGAGCGGCCGCGTCGAGCGCTTCGACGGCGTCGAGACCGTCCCGCCCTGCCCCTCCGGGGACCCCGCCAACGGCGTCGCCTCCAAGGACGTCGTCCTCGACCCCGCGGCCAGCATCCACGCCCGCCTCTAcctcccctccgccgccgccgccgccgcggagccCGGCAAGAAGCTCCCCGTCGTCGTCTTCTTCCACGGCGGCGCCTTCTTCGTCCACACCGCCGCCTCCCCGCTCTACCACAGGTACtgcgcctccctcgccgccgcggtccccgccgtcgtcgtctcggccgACTACCGCCTCGCCCCGGAGCACCCACTCCCGGCCGCCTACGACGACGCCTTCGCGGCCCTCAAGGCGGTCGTCGGCGCGTGCCGCCCCGACGGCGCCGAGCCCTGGCTCGCCGCGCACGGGGACGCCTCCCGCGTCGTCCTCGCGGGGGACAGCGCCGGGGCCAACATGGCGCACGCCACGGCGATACGGCTGGGGAAGGAGGGCATCGACGGCCACGGCGGCAAGGTGAGCGGCGTGGCGCTCCTGAACCCCTACTTCTGGGGGAAGGAGCCGGTGGGCGGGGAGCCGACCGACGCCGGGTACCGCGGCGGCTTCGAGCGCGCGTGGGAGGTGATCTGCAGCGGCAGGTTCGGGCCCGACCACCCGTACATCAACCCGGCGGCGTCCCCGGTGGAGTGGAGGCGGCTCGGGAGCGGCCGCGTGCTGGTGACCACGGCGGAGCACTGCTGGTTCGTGGAGCGGGCGCGCGCGTACGCGGAGGGGATCAAGGCGTGCGGGTGGGACGGCGAGCTCCAGTTCCACGAGACCAAGGGCGAGGCGCATGTCTACTTCCTGCCCAAGTACGACTCGGACACCGCCGTCAAGGAGCTCGCCATGGTGGCCGATTTCGTCAGGCGCTGTTGA